AAAAATAGAGAATCCCAGCATAACACGTTGCCGTTTCCGGAACACTCTGATTCGCGCCTGTAAGTATTCCTCATCAATCTCTTCGTGAGTCTCATCAAGCTCATCAGGAAGTTGATTTTTTTGAGTCACCTCGCTCTCTCCCTCATCCCGAATTTGAGAAGAACTTCCAGTGAGGGGACGGTGATGTTGATTGATATGGATATCCATGATTTTTATACAACAGGGATTTCGATGATTGCTTCACATTTTTTACAGCGGACTTTGCGTTTCTGAAATTCTGCTGGTAATCGGTATTTAGCCTGACATGAAGGGCAAACGAGTATTCTTTGACTCTGAGTCTTCTCGTTCGATTCTTCTGTCCTGGATACAGGTTGTTTTTTCTTACTCTTTTCTTCCGGGAGAAGGCTTACGGTATCTGTGGGAAACTCCTCACTGTTTTGTTCGGCCCAGCGGGCGGCTTCTCCATTGAGCGGGCTTTTGAGGTTGTAACTCTGATACGCCAGGATTTCACCAATACGGATGATGATTGACTGCAATGACTCACCGGCGCTCCAATGATCGCCGACACAAATTGCATGTGGCGCGATATTGGGATGGAAGACCGGGCTGAGCATGCGGCACTGTGGTGGTGTTCGTGGGTAGTTCCGGGGTAGAGAAATTTCTACAGTATGGGTTTTGACCGGAACCACTTCCTGGTTTTGCATGCGGACGCTTTTGATGACGTATTGCAACTGAAATTTTTCAGGTGGATCTCCGGTGACTTGCAAAAGAGAAACACGCGGATGCAGGCGAACATATTCTTTCAGTTTGGCATAGTCAGCAGCGAGCCTCCGCAGTCGAACATTGCTCATCTAAATGGAACCTTGATTATTACGATTAGTTATTTGTTTCGGATACATTGGCATCATCGCTTTCTATTTTACCCTGCTGAGCCGGGATTTGAAAAGTGCCTGGTATCAAGTCGAACAGCGTATTTATTGAGATGGCAAAGCCGAGACCTTCTGCGACTCTTTTATCTCCCGTCATCGTGTTGATGCCAATGAGAAATCCGTTCTCATCATATAACCCGCCACCTGAATTTCCGGGATTCAGCGGGGTGGTTGTTTGAATGATCTGGTAGGTAAACGCGCCCTTGGTCTGTTTCCGATACTGAGAAAGATTGCCAGTGGAGTGCGTCCAGCCAAGGGCATGCGGATTACCAATGGCAAAGACTTTTGAACCAATCAGCGGGGCTTTTTTCTTGTTCCAGAATGCATCACTTATGACTTCTTTGTCGAGCGGTGCCGAGATCAAGGCCAGATCGATTCCATGTGGCGCAATCCATTCAATCTGGCCTTGGACAGGAATTTGACCAATGGCCTGGACTGTGACCGGATCCGATTTGTCAAAGTCGTCAGCTACTACGTCCCGAGAGTCGTCATTATACTCAGAGTCAATCACATGACGATTTGTCACAATCAAAGACTTTCCATTGACTGATGTTAAAATGACTCCACTACCCATTCCTCGGCCGAACAGGCCGTTGTTGACTTCGATCAGGACATTTGACTTCATTGCTCTCTTTAAGTCGGCTGGTAAATTGTCCAGGGATGTAGGGTCAAAGGCATATTCACTGAATGCAATCGAATTGGTGCGGGGCGTGTCCATGTAAAAATACAATCCTGCAGACCAGCCGATAATTTCGAAAAAGCCGATCATTAACCCTGCAACAGCTAAAGCGAATCCTTTTTTGTGAGTCGGATGAGAAACTAATGCTATGCAGGCCAGGATCATGGCGAAGAGCCCCGTGATGATCCCAAACAAGGGGATGCCCAGAAGCGCGATGACAAATGCCCAGATTGCAAGCTTATTCCATATCTGTTTTGGTTTTTCAGAAATGGTCAGCGCGTTGTCCGTGTAACTTGGGATGACAGGAAGTGGCTCTGCATGGTTTAGATCGTCTCGTGAAATGACGAGTGCCGATGTGGAGGCTTTGCTCATAGTTCCTTGAGAGCATTGATAGGACCCGCATTGCTGGTATTCCGTCCAACACGTCTGGTGATGAATTCCCCCACATTGCATACAACTGGCGGTCAATTCTCCCTGTTCGATTTCTTTATTGCACCGCGCACATTTAACTCCCGCTTCCCGCTCTCCTGCAACGCGGATATACGGGCTCTCTTTTGAACTGCTTCTGCTCTGATCCATAAGGGCTCATCCAGATTAAAATTAACAAAACCGGAAGCCGATCTTGCTGATTGTCATTAAAGGAAGTCAAGGCTTCCTCAATTACTCAGTATAAAGAACAGAAACATCAAAAGGGTATAAAAAATGTTTAAAGCGACCGAAACCCAGGCAAGAATAGATGTAATCGGTCCTGATTGTGAAAGTTGTTTCCTTCGCGGTAGTACATAAATCAAACTGACCAGCAGTGCGAGTGGGGCCAAAATGCCGATCATCGAAAAAACAAACAGACCGATCACACTGTTCCTCATGGAATCAACACGTTCTCCTCGATCGTATTGATTTTTTAAATCATTGAGAGACATTGGATCGGTGGAATCAAACGTTGTACTACAGTATCTGCATTTAAGGGCGATTGATTTGATCACTTCGCCGCAGGCGGGACACTCCTTGGTATCCCCCCATGCGGTTAATGGTACTTGCGAAGTTTTGTCAGAGTCGACTGGAGCTGGCGCCTGTTGACAACCGTAGGTCCCGCAGCCACCAATTTCACTCCAGCATTCACGATGATGGGTTTGATCACAATCGGGACATTGAACACAGCTTTCATTCGCCTGGATATCGCTTTGACAGATCGGACAGACCGCCGTCTGGCCAACATCCAGAGGAGCACTGAATAGAACTTTCAAGTCCGTCGTTAATGCGATCTGCTTCTTGCATTTAGGGCATTGAAATGAACGGTTTCGCTCTGAATCCGGAAGTCGAACCTTCACGCCACATTCACAAGTTACGATATTTTCAGCCACGTCAGGAATTTCTTAAAAGAAGCATCAATAGGGGAGGTCTTTGTATCGGGTAAACGGGTTCTAAGACTTCCATGAATTTACTGAACTGTGAAAAACGGTTAATTCTGATTCAGAGCTCTGATTACAGCAGAAATGACATTCCAGAGGACGGCAAAACCGATTGATACCAGAACCATTTTTCCCCCTTTGGGTTTCCCTTGAATCATCCAGACAATTCCTGCAATACACCCAATGCCTGAACAAATAGCGGCAACCACCCAGTCGCCTGTTGTCATATCCTCATCGACGTCTGCATTGTCTTTCTTCCGGTTTTTCTTAGCCTCTCTTTTGGCTTTCGCTTTCAGTGCCGGATCAAATATTTCTCCACAAAATCGGCATTTGGATGCTGACTTGGCGATGTCTTCGCCGCAACTGGGGCAAGCCTTTCTCTGTGCGGAGGGAACGGATTCTCCTTCATTGGGGTCAAAATCGTCAAAGCCAAATGGATCATCCTCACCTGTTGACTCGGCATCATAAATTTCTTCTTCATCAGGATTCGGGATTTTGATGACTCCGCCGCAATCTGGACACTTCCCTTTTTTTCCGGCAGCGGAGTCCTTGGCTTTAATTTGCTTTCCACAAAAACTACATGTTACACGAATAGTCATAGTGCAATTTTTCTTGGTCTAAGATTGAATGAGATGGATTAAAAGGGATCAGGAAAAAGGCGTCTCAACTGGAGTTCTCTTTCAAAGAAAACTCCAGTACTGTTTTTCCAAGTACAATTTGGTCTTTATCATGTAATGTGCTGGCGGTGATGGGGATCCCGTTGACATAGGTCCCATCAGGGGTACTGCAATCTTCAATTTCAAAACGCCCCCCTCGATTGATAATTAATGCATGTCGCGGTTCAATCGCATCGTCTTTGAATAGATAGATATCGGCTTTGGGTGAACTTCCCAAAACGGTTGTGTCTTTATAAATGATAAATTGTTTCCCGGCGAGTGGTCCTTTCTGCATCAAGACCCAGGCTGTTTTCGTCCAACCCTCAACTAGCCCGATAAACAGTCCCACAAAGATCCCAATGGTTGTGAGTCCAACTGCTCTGGAGTAGGTTGCCTGGCCATCTTCACTGGTGAGGACCAGACTGAGCGGATCGAACAAAAGTCCTCCGATAAGACCTCCTAGAACGGCTCCCACCAGGCCATTGATAATGACTTTTTTTTCCTTCAAGGCAATTCCCTGTCCGATGCCTGCAGGAATCGAAACGATACTCCATGCCGCGGCCCGTCCCATCATCAGGACCAGCAGGGCCATGCCCGTCGGCATTTCTCCAGGGAGAGGGTCTTCCATTAAGCCAAGAGCGATGGCAGACATGATGCCAAATACGATTCCCGTGGGAAATAATGCAATGAGTCCCCCAAGAAATCCCACACCCAGGCCGACAACACTCGATTTCAGTGCCCGCAGGCTGTTTCTACAAATCAGGCCTTCTGCGGCTCCCAGAAAAAGACCAATAAAAGCAGCCGTTACGGGAAACAGAAGCAGTGCCGCAAGATTGAATTCCTCGCCGATTTCATTGTCATCAAAGAATGGTTCCAGTATCAGCCACCCCAGAAATGCGCCCACACCACCGCAAAATGCCATATAGAACCAGTTGGCATAGATGACACGAACGATCCAGGGGCGATCATTGATCGGGCCTGCATCTCTCCGGAGAAAGGACTGCAGTTCGACATATTCATCAACATCAGGTGCATAGAGCTCATCTGACGTGATCTTCATGGAATCTGACATCATGTGATCCTTAAATTGATGAATTCGTCCTTCGTTTACTTATCGTCTCATCACAGATAAATAAAATGGCGATAAAATAGTGTATCCCTATTGACTCTCTGATTTCAATATCTCAGATTCTTGAGATACTTTATTTTTGGCATTTGGTTTCTTCTCGGAATCCTCTTGCTTTTCGGATTGTTTTTCATGTGAAGCATCAGCCGATTTGGAATTCGTTTTCGAGCCATTTTGGAGCTCTCTTTGCTTTCGCTGAATATACTTCGTCAGTGCTTTGCGTTCCTGATCTGTCAGCCCATATTGTGTTTGAATCATGCTCAACGCTTGCGAACAAAGAGTAAGTGTTTGTGAAATCGCTGTTCGCTTCTTGTTTTCAAGT
This window of the Gimesia fumaroli genome carries:
- a CDS encoding ubiquitin-conjugating enzyme E2 → MSNVRLRRLAADYAKLKEYVRLHPRVSLLQVTGDPPEKFQLQYVIKSVRMQNQEVVPVKTHTVEISLPRNYPRTPPQCRMLSPVFHPNIAPHAICVGDHWSAGESLQSIIIRIGEILAYQSYNLKSPLNGEAARWAEQNSEEFPTDTVSLLPEEKSKKKQPVSRTEESNEKTQSQRILVCPSCQAKYRLPAEFQKRKVRCKKCEAIIEIPVV
- a CDS encoding trypsin-like peptidase domain-containing protein — its product is MDQSRSSSKESPYIRVAGEREAGVKCARCNKEIEQGELTASCMQCGGIHHQTCWTEYQQCGSYQCSQGTMSKASTSALVISRDDLNHAEPLPVIPSYTDNALTISEKPKQIWNKLAIWAFVIALLGIPLFGIITGLFAMILACIALVSHPTHKKGFALAVAGLMIGFFEIIGWSAGLYFYMDTPRTNSIAFSEYAFDPTSLDNLPADLKRAMKSNVLIEVNNGLFGRGMGSGVILTSVNGKSLIVTNRHVIDSEYNDDSRDVVADDFDKSDPVTVQAIGQIPVQGQIEWIAPHGIDLALISAPLDKEVISDAFWNKKKAPLIGSKVFAIGNPHALGWTHSTGNLSQYRKQTKGAFTYQIIQTTTPLNPGNSGGGLYDENGFLIGINTMTGDKRVAEGLGFAISINTLFDLIPGTFQIPAQQGKIESDDANVSETNN
- a CDS encoding RING finger protein; this encodes MAENIVTCECGVKVRLPDSERNRSFQCPKCKKQIALTTDLKVLFSAPLDVGQTAVCPICQSDIQANESCVQCPDCDQTHHRECWSEIGGCGTYGCQQAPAPVDSDKTSQVPLTAWGDTKECPACGEVIKSIALKCRYCSTTFDSTDPMSLNDLKNQYDRGERVDSMRNSVIGLFVFSMIGILAPLALLVSLIYVLPRRKQLSQSGPITSILAWVSVALNIFYTLLMFLFFILSN
- a CDS encoding FHA domain-containing protein, which produces MKITSDELYAPDVDEYVELQSFLRRDAGPINDRPWIVRVIYANWFYMAFCGGVGAFLGWLILEPFFDDNEIGEEFNLAALLLFPVTAAFIGLFLGAAEGLICRNSLRALKSSVVGLGVGFLGGLIALFPTGIVFGIMSAIALGLMEDPLPGEMPTGMALLVLMMGRAAAWSIVSIPAGIGQGIALKEKKVIINGLVGAVLGGLIGGLLFDPLSLVLTSEDGQATYSRAVGLTTIGIFVGLFIGLVEGWTKTAWVLMQKGPLAGKQFIIYKDTTVLGSSPKADIYLFKDDAIEPRHALIINRGGRFEIEDCSTPDGTYVNGIPITASTLHDKDQIVLGKTVLEFSLKENSS